The proteins below are encoded in one region of Paramisgurnus dabryanus chromosome 2, PD_genome_1.1, whole genome shotgun sequence:
- the LOC135778929 gene encoding sterile alpha motif domain-containing protein 3-like, translating into MDSTAKLLVILGDNDCERLILPTGIPDSLNDLKREIQTQLGVHEHFRIQFKDPDFNDFVNLSSTSDIQDRATLKVIQLPSSTSSSSAPSVPEVIETSSGSSCDTDIISSSHSSAPSSSSHSSAHSTPESLCCVRNKVWPQSFPIPQFSFDAEMQLQKAQLAYQTDGTLLSPNTKLKSDILDALAAEIIKYKAYPSTADLDDVAAALVQKFPCLKEKGSASGYYGWKISLKYKMANFRTKLRNIGCSELNINSHKRKGSVGSPNQVKKPKKAEVNYCPDYPLGETKETLEHQRIALLSEVTKRNNEQVIRGLMDRTFSLRRHEVVEDLPGIGEFKNRWPALFNEREVSAEFSRITTIPLVSKFMGQLDHFSTQLISVFRKKGGAAGQKINNIMSVLDQNVSIEKRRECILKALVVYVNEDPSNLVKEYMDVEHEEAQTLMRNTTLGIYVINPEGAHATDPYQDVGIIIEGIKILENLNNVAHACSMMLGLIYAFNLAYPQDLRYTFEIFQKLLMELDANKLSNKVHVLKNKLLF; encoded by the exons ATGGATAGCACAGCCAAGCTTCTAGTAATCTTGGGAGATAACGACTGTGAAAGGTTAATTCTCCCAACTGGTATACCAGACTCATTGAATGACCTTAAAAGAGAAATCCAAACACAACTTGGAGTACATGAACATTTTCGAATACAATTCAAAGATCCCgattttaatgattttgttAACCTCAGTTCAACTTCAGACATACAGGACAGAGCCACACTTAAGGTGATTCAGTTGCCTTCATCTACAAGTAGCTCTTCTGCTCCATCTGTGCCAGAAGTAATTGAGACATCTTCGGGCTCATCCTGTGACACAGACATCATTTCATCTTCACATTCATCTGCACCTTCCTCATCCTCACATTCATCTGCACATTCAACTCCAGAATCTCTGTGCTGTGTTAGAAATAAGGTATGGCCTCAAAGTTTTCCAATACCACAGTTTAGTTTTGATGCTGAGATGCAACTGCAAAAAGCTCAGCTGGCTTATCAAACGGATGGTACTCTTCTCAGCCCCAATACCAAGCTGAAGTCTGACATTTTAGATGCTTTAGCTGCAGAAATAATAAAGTACAAGGCATACCCCTCAACTGCAGATCTTGATGATGTAGCTGCTGCTTTGGTACAGAAGTTCCCTTGCCTCAAAGAAAAAGGCTCTGCAAGTGGCTACTATGGCtggaaaataagtttaaaataCAAGATGGCAAACTTCCGAACAAAATTGAGGAACATAGGATGTTCTGAGCTAAACATCAACTCACACAAGCGAAAAGGATCAGTGGGAAGTCCTAACCAAGTGAAGAAACCTAAAAAAGCTGAGGTAAACTATTGTCCGGATTACCCACTGGGAGAAACAAAAGAAACACTTGAACATCAAAGAATTGCACTACTGTCTGAGGTGACTAAAAGAAACAATGAGCAGGTTATCAGGGGGCTGATGGACAGAACATTTTCGCTTAGAAGACATGAGGTGGTTGAAGATTTGCCTGGCATTGGTGAATTTAAGAATAGATGGCCAGCACTGTTTAATGAACGAGAG GTTTCTGCAGAATTCAGTAGGATTACAACAATCCCTTTGGTGTCCAAATTCATGGGTCAGCTCGATCATTTCTCAACTCAGCTTATCAGTGTTTTCAGAAAGAAAGGAGGAGCAGCAGGACAGAAGATCAACAACATCATGTCAGTTTTGGATCAG AATGTTTCCATCGAAAAAAGACGTGAATGCATCCTAAAAGCACTCGTTGTTTATGTGAACGAAGACCCCTCAAACCTTGTGAAGGAGTACATG gaTGTTGAACATGAAGAAGCCCAAACCTTGATGCGCAACACCACCCTTGGAATCTATGTCATCAACCCTGAAGGGGCACATGCTACAGACCCTTACCAAGATGTTGGCATCATCATTGAAGGCATCAAAATACTTGAAAACCTTAACAATGTGGCACATGCGTGTTCTATGATGCTTGGTCTGATTTATGCATTCAACTTGGCCTACCCGCAAGATTTGAGGTACACTTTTGAGATATTTCAAAAGCTTTTGATGGAGCTAGATGCCAACAAGCTGTCAAACAAGGTCCATGTCCTGAAAAATAAGCTTCTTTTCTAA